One window of Vanessa cardui chromosome 5, ilVanCard2.1, whole genome shotgun sequence genomic DNA carries:
- the LOC124529860 gene encoding uncharacterized protein LOC124529860 → MSKCDACKKNITKTSPGLECSKCERIVHLNNKCTGLRNKQITALKAAPSLEWTCQQCQQESPRRYASIIIPEEEEEDDESPVQINANKFLKNITKEVEKTIKSELRELNDSLQFHSAKLDEVVECIDAFKKTIKNLERKNIELTNKNNNLEIRLGALEQRLQELEQEKLAKFIEIANVPYQKNEEIKEIVEKVAIKLKVPKEGIKSVRRLQGRNDQIIKVELEDESTQEKWMIAAKGTKTTVSDINPTDKGNNNIVYIREAMTKLNKKIFWNAKQELKINQNFKYVWFKKGYVRARKDENEKTYTLKTKDDLYTIINKKA, encoded by the coding sequence ATGTCGAAGTGTGATGCTTGTAAAAAGAATATCACAAAGACCTCTCCCGGACTGGAGTGCAGTAAATGTGAGCGGATTGTGCACCTTAACAATAAATGTACAGGTCTAAGAAATAAACAGATAACTGCTCTAAAGGCAGCTCCTAGCCTTGAGTGGACATGTCAGCAGTGTCAGCAAGAGTCGCCAAGACGATATGCGTCAATCATTATTccagaagaagaagaagaagatgaCGAATCTCCTGTGCAAATCAACGCAAATAAATTTCTTAAGAATATTACTAAAGAAGTTGAGAAAACTATAAAAAGCGAACTACGAGAATTAAATGATTCACTACAATTTCATAGCGCGAAACTAGATGAGGTAGTAGAATGCATCGATGCATTtaagaaaactataaaaaatctaGAACGCAAGAATATagaacttacaaataaaaataacaacttagAAATTCGTTTGGGAGCTCTGGAACAACGACTACAGGAATTAGAGCAAGAAAAGCTCGCGAAATTTATCGAAATTGCTAATGTGCCCTACCAGAAGAATGAAGAAATTAAAGAAATCGTAGAGAAGGTAGCTATTAAACTCAAAGTGCCTAAAGAGGGAATCAAGAGTGTAAGAAGACTTCAAGGTAGAAATGACCAGATCATAAAGGTTGAACTGGAAGACGAATCAACTCAAGAAAAATGGATGATTGCAGCTAAAGGTACTAAAACTACGGTATCGGACATCAACCCCACTGATAAAGGTAACAATAATATCGTTTATATTAGAGAAGCTATGacgaaactaaataaaaaaattttttggaaTGCTAAGcaagagttaaaaataaatcagaatTTCAAATACGTGTGGTTTAAAAAAGGATATGTTAGAGCTCGTAAAGACGAAAATGAAAAAACTTACACATTGAAAACGAAGGATGatttatacacaataataaataaaaaggcttaa